In Pyxicephalus adspersus chromosome 12, UCB_Pads_2.0, whole genome shotgun sequence, a genomic segment contains:
- the LOC140342204 gene encoding uncharacterized protein isoform X1 — MDSKVIAFELQDCKVVNKQKVSLSFPRPSESCLYVVTNQKSKCHFFQDTKEQQSFNKISSTKKNSEEMLFQYGVSTKVFSVTDPKGTEWEVRLLLSPSEISRLSSAFNFIGYFSTYLASEEFDKDFKKCLGGKKNAAKLICNATVPFLCPIKDDIVKKFHAQLSNMVNQEIRESCKDLPKDAGIMVAGMLTALMAAELAASLGGSKMFDYKGEKSASQENMKEKIQDMVNTFDLQAEHLEISHQGKMAQVIFRNPCPDNWASGGRKCMQTGETLEFGLCHKVFSMSEEKSEIQFLQSLQESYDMIPVFHIAGFTEQVLMTKKWRKTLEVLLKEGQNKETINELSQMALNFVCSTKCNAEIFLYSFTKEMAEKCSKVKTFPAGGETIRVFGLLVAIMAALKAKSIADGLIAAITPSTTKDIVHPATKPCEVAPDCVKIGLPITQEVDHPKPETIGPNLGESDDTVHEATKKVDEMSRVLADGPGDENVDHFDDKANRENNETSSSRTPRVGTPDTEISPLDPEDVSHPPSIEKPSDDQIDSNTNCPVSNSNIETCTPGEPPVGLLPPEGPQDVSEITLKLDTSDIDEVGIQDPNEDNDGLVSPVNSVVGGTSEGQVQDPENGLRTTFDENTLGDTMLRLQSVNSESSSEDTKKATNTQDIDDGDKTSTFNSDLSTQVEEKTNKSDIDQPCRRPVRPCDIDQKGKETSSSAGTRSSFLVLLNILAVTLVIVPFEFPSWLTSVFFRGLALMLGIHLFLSRRP, encoded by the exons ATTTCGAGCACCAAGAAGAACTCGGAGGAGATGTTATTCCAGTACGGTGTTTCTACCAAAGTCTTTTCTGTGACTGATCCAAAGGGGACAGAATGGGAG GTGCGTTTGCTGTTAAGCCCCTCTGAGATCTCACGATTGTCCTCTGCTTTCAATTTCATTGGCTACTTCAGCACTTACCTG GCATCTGAAGAGTTTGataaggattttaaaaaatgtcttggtgggaaaaaaaatgcagcaaaactgATCTGCAATGCGACCGTCCCATTTCTGTGCCCTATAAAGGATGATATAGTGAAAAAATTCCACGCTCAGCTCAGCAACATGGTAAACCAAGAAATCAGAGAGTCCTGCAAGGATCTGCCGAAGGACGCGGGGATTATGGTGGCTGGTATGCTGACGGCTCTGATGGCAGCTGAACTGGCCGCCTCTTTGGGAGGCTCCAAGATGTTTGATTATAAAGGAGAGAAGAGTGCGAGTCAAGAGAACATGAAAGAGAAG ATCCAGGACATGGTTAATACGTTTGATCTACAGGCCGAACATCTGGAGATTTCACATCAAGGAAAGATGGCACAAGTTATATTTCGGAACCCCTGTCCGGATAACTGG GCATCTGGAGGTAGGAAATGCATGCAGACTGGAGAAACGCTTGAGTTTGGACTTTGCCACAAGGTCTTTTCCATGTCCGAAGAAAAATCTGAG ATTCAGTTCCTGCAGAGCCTACAAGAATCCTACGACATGATACCCGTCTTCCATATTGCCGGTTTTACCGAACAAGTGCTG ATGACGAAGAAGTGGAGGAAGACACTGGAAGTTCTGCTGAAGGAAGGTCAAAATAAGGAGACCATTAATGAGCTGTCTCAAATGGCTCTTAACTTTGTGTGTAGCACAAAGTGTAATGCAGAGATCTTTCTATATAGTTTTACAAAGGAGATGGCAGAAAAATGTTCAAAGGTCAAAACATTTCCAGCGGGTGGGGAGACGATACGTGTCTTTGGTCTTTTGGTAGCTATCATGGCAGCTCTCAAGGCCAAGTCCATTGCAGATGGTCTCATTGCTGCCATTACTCCCAGCACTACTAAAGATATAGTCCATCCTGCTACAAAACCTTGTGAGGTAGCACCTGATTGTGTTAAGATTGGGTTACCAATTACACAAGAGGTTGACCATCCCAAACCAGAAACTATTGGTCCAAATTTGGGGGAAAGTGATGATACTGTTCACGAGGCAACCAAAAAGGTTGATGAGATGTCAAGAGTTTTAGCTGATGGTCCTGGGGATGAGAACGTAGATCATTTTGATGATAAGGCCAACCGTGAGAACAATGAGACGAGTTCCTCTAGAACACCTAGAGTTGGAACACCAGATACTGAGATATCACCACTTGATCCTGAGGATGTTTCACATCCACCTTCAATAGAAAAGCCATCTGATGACCAGATAGACTCAAACACCAATTGCCCAGTGAGTAACAGTAACATTGAAACATGTACACCAGGAGAACCTCCAGTAGGTCTCCTACCACCTGAAGGACCTCAAGATGTGTCTGAGATCACCTTAAAACTGGATACATCAGACATTGATGAGGTTGGCATACAAGACCCCAATGAAGATAATGATGGTCTAGTTTCACCTGTAAATAGTGTAGTTGGTGGGACTTCTGAAGGTCAAGTTCAGGATCCTGAAAATGGCTTGAGGACCACTTTTGATGAGAATACCCTAGGTGATACAATGCTTAGATTGCAATCTGTCAATTCAGAATCTTCTTCTGAAGATACAAAGAAGGCCACTAATACACAAGACATTGATGATGGTGATAAAACTTCGACATTCAACTCTGACCTGAGCACTCAAGTGGAAGAGAAAACCAACAAGTCAGATATAGATCAGCCATGCCGAAGGCCAGTCCGCCCTTGTGATATAGATCAGAAGGGAAAAGAGACATCTTCCAGTGCTGGTACAAGAAGCTCATTTCTTGTACTGCTTAATATTCTGGCTGTTACCTTAGTCATTGTACCATTTGAGTTCCCTTCTTGGTTGACATCTGTCTTCTTCAGAGGTTTGGCACTGATGTTGGGTATACATCTGTTTCTTAGCAGGAGACCATAA
- the LOC140342204 gene encoding uncharacterized protein isoform X2, translated as MDSKVIAFELQDCKVVNKQKVSLSFPRPSESCLYVVTNQKSKCHFFQDTKEQQSFNKISSTKKNSEEMLFQYGVSTKVFSVTDPKGTEWEVRLLLSPSEISRLSSAFNFIGYFSTYLDDIVKKFHAQLSNMVNQEIRESCKDLPKDAGIMVAGMLTALMAAELAASLGGSKMFDYKGEKSASQENMKEKIQDMVNTFDLQAEHLEISHQGKMAQVIFRNPCPDNWASGGRKCMQTGETLEFGLCHKVFSMSEEKSEIQFLQSLQESYDMIPVFHIAGFTEQVLMTKKWRKTLEVLLKEGQNKETINELSQMALNFVCSTKCNAEIFLYSFTKEMAEKCSKVKTFPAGGETIRVFGLLVAIMAALKAKSIADGLIAAITPSTTKDIVHPATKPCEVAPDCVKIGLPITQEVDHPKPETIGPNLGESDDTVHEATKKVDEMSRVLADGPGDENVDHFDDKANRENNETSSSRTPRVGTPDTEISPLDPEDVSHPPSIEKPSDDQIDSNTNCPVSNSNIETCTPGEPPVGLLPPEGPQDVSEITLKLDTSDIDEVGIQDPNEDNDGLVSPVNSVVGGTSEGQVQDPENGLRTTFDENTLGDTMLRLQSVNSESSSEDTKKATNTQDIDDGDKTSTFNSDLSTQVEEKTNKSDIDQPCRRPVRPCDIDQKGKETSSSAGTRSSFLVLLNILAVTLVIVPFEFPSWLTSVFFRGLALMLGIHLFLSRRP; from the exons ATTTCGAGCACCAAGAAGAACTCGGAGGAGATGTTATTCCAGTACGGTGTTTCTACCAAAGTCTTTTCTGTGACTGATCCAAAGGGGACAGAATGGGAG GTGCGTTTGCTGTTAAGCCCCTCTGAGATCTCACGATTGTCCTCTGCTTTCAATTTCATTGGCTACTTCAGCACTTACCTG GATGATATAGTGAAAAAATTCCACGCTCAGCTCAGCAACATGGTAAACCAAGAAATCAGAGAGTCCTGCAAGGATCTGCCGAAGGACGCGGGGATTATGGTGGCTGGTATGCTGACGGCTCTGATGGCAGCTGAACTGGCCGCCTCTTTGGGAGGCTCCAAGATGTTTGATTATAAAGGAGAGAAGAGTGCGAGTCAAGAGAACATGAAAGAGAAG ATCCAGGACATGGTTAATACGTTTGATCTACAGGCCGAACATCTGGAGATTTCACATCAAGGAAAGATGGCACAAGTTATATTTCGGAACCCCTGTCCGGATAACTGG GCATCTGGAGGTAGGAAATGCATGCAGACTGGAGAAACGCTTGAGTTTGGACTTTGCCACAAGGTCTTTTCCATGTCCGAAGAAAAATCTGAG ATTCAGTTCCTGCAGAGCCTACAAGAATCCTACGACATGATACCCGTCTTCCATATTGCCGGTTTTACCGAACAAGTGCTG ATGACGAAGAAGTGGAGGAAGACACTGGAAGTTCTGCTGAAGGAAGGTCAAAATAAGGAGACCATTAATGAGCTGTCTCAAATGGCTCTTAACTTTGTGTGTAGCACAAAGTGTAATGCAGAGATCTTTCTATATAGTTTTACAAAGGAGATGGCAGAAAAATGTTCAAAGGTCAAAACATTTCCAGCGGGTGGGGAGACGATACGTGTCTTTGGTCTTTTGGTAGCTATCATGGCAGCTCTCAAGGCCAAGTCCATTGCAGATGGTCTCATTGCTGCCATTACTCCCAGCACTACTAAAGATATAGTCCATCCTGCTACAAAACCTTGTGAGGTAGCACCTGATTGTGTTAAGATTGGGTTACCAATTACACAAGAGGTTGACCATCCCAAACCAGAAACTATTGGTCCAAATTTGGGGGAAAGTGATGATACTGTTCACGAGGCAACCAAAAAGGTTGATGAGATGTCAAGAGTTTTAGCTGATGGTCCTGGGGATGAGAACGTAGATCATTTTGATGATAAGGCCAACCGTGAGAACAATGAGACGAGTTCCTCTAGAACACCTAGAGTTGGAACACCAGATACTGAGATATCACCACTTGATCCTGAGGATGTTTCACATCCACCTTCAATAGAAAAGCCATCTGATGACCAGATAGACTCAAACACCAATTGCCCAGTGAGTAACAGTAACATTGAAACATGTACACCAGGAGAACCTCCAGTAGGTCTCCTACCACCTGAAGGACCTCAAGATGTGTCTGAGATCACCTTAAAACTGGATACATCAGACATTGATGAGGTTGGCATACAAGACCCCAATGAAGATAATGATGGTCTAGTTTCACCTGTAAATAGTGTAGTTGGTGGGACTTCTGAAGGTCAAGTTCAGGATCCTGAAAATGGCTTGAGGACCACTTTTGATGAGAATACCCTAGGTGATACAATGCTTAGATTGCAATCTGTCAATTCAGAATCTTCTTCTGAAGATACAAAGAAGGCCACTAATACACAAGACATTGATGATGGTGATAAAACTTCGACATTCAACTCTGACCTGAGCACTCAAGTGGAAGAGAAAACCAACAAGTCAGATATAGATCAGCCATGCCGAAGGCCAGTCCGCCCTTGTGATATAGATCAGAAGGGAAAAGAGACATCTTCCAGTGCTGGTACAAGAAGCTCATTTCTTGTACTGCTTAATATTCTGGCTGTTACCTTAGTCATTGTACCATTTGAGTTCCCTTCTTGGTTGACATCTGTCTTCTTCAGAGGTTTGGCACTGATGTTGGGTATACATCTGTTTCTTAGCAGGAGACCATAA
- the PEX19 gene encoding peroxisomal biogenesis factor 19, whose protein sequence is MAEAGGEDKELEELLDSALDDFEKTSQPVPSSDQSTKPCGPERPPADAAKDPMLASQEKFFQEMFSTELAAQATEEFEKAMKELAEEEPHLVEQFQKLSEVAGKVGSDETSQQEFTSCLKETLSGLAKNANDLQNPNLSEEELARAMEGLGVDDAEGEGNILPFMQNIMQSLLSKDVLYPSLKEITDKYPEWLQTKQESLPPEDYQRYQEQHNLMSRICQKFESEQPGEEAARFEAVMDLMQQLQELGHPPKELAGDSPPAMNFDLDGLNLNSNTASGEQCLIM, encoded by the exons ATGGCTGAAGCTGGAGGAGAAGACAAGGAGCTGGAGGAGCTGCTGGACA GTGCACTGGATGATTTTGAGAAGACCAGCCAACCTGTTCCTTCCTCAGACCAATCTACAAAACCCTGTGGTCCCGAAAGGCCGCCTGCAGATGCTGCTAAG GATCCTATGTTGGCGTCTCAGGAGAAGTTCTTCCAGGAGATGTTCAGCACTGAGTTGGCGGCCCAGGCCACAGAGGAGTTTGAGAAGGCCATGAAGGAACTGGCTGAGGAGGAACCACATCTGGTGGAGCAGTTCCAAAAGCTGTCAGAAGTTGCTGGAAAAGTTG GAAGTGATGAAACCTCCCAGCAAGAGTTTACTTCCTGCCTGAAAGAGACTCTGTCCGGATTGGCCAAGAATGCCAACGACTTGCAG AACCCCAACCTATCAGAGGAGGAGTTGGCTCGGGCCATGGAGGGTCTCGGAGTGGATGATGCGGAAGGCGAAGGAAACATTTTACCGTTCATGCAGAATATCATGCAGAGTCTGCTGTCCAAAGATGTCTTGTATCCGTCCCTTAAAGAAATCACTGACAAG TACCCAGAATGGCTGCAGACCAAACAGGAATCTTTGCCCCCTGAGGACTACCAGCGATACCAGGAGCAGCACAATCTTATGAGCAGGATCTGCCAGAAATTTGAGTCCGAGCAGCCAGGCGAAGAGGCGGCAAGGTTCGAGGCGGTCATGGATCTCATGCAGCAG CTTCAAGAATTGGGGCACCCGCCTAAAGAACTGGCAGGAGATTCG CCTCCTGCCATGAACTTTGATCTGGATGGACTGAACCTGAATTCCAACACTGCAAGTGGAGAGCAGTGCCTGATCATGTGA